The Onychomys torridus chromosome 9, mOncTor1.1, whole genome shotgun sequence genomic sequence CTCCCTCGGGTGGAACCTCCAGGTGCTGCACTGAGCTTGGAAAGGGggactatggtgtgtgtgtgtgtgtgtgtgtgtgtgtgtgtgtgtgtgtgtgtaggtatccATAGGGAGAGccctatttgaattttttttttttttcaaggcagcaAAGGAGCCTATGGGCTCTCATTCCTCCTCGGGCCTGGATTGAACCTGTGAAACCCAgaccagccatctctccactcaggTTTTGTGTGACACCACCCACCCATCAGTAAAGAGACGGCCTCTTCAGACAGATATGGTTTATTAATTCAGGCCGGAAGCACCGGGGTGCAGCAGATCAAGTTTGGCACTGGAAAGATCCGCAGGAAGGACAAACAGTTGCATGACTATTTTGGGGCGCTCGGTCATTGATTGGAGATCACCCCGCACACCTCTTCACCTCTGCCAGGAGCCCAATAGCTTCTCATGCTTCCCTGCTCCATTCCCTCAACAGATAAGAGAGTGTGTATGGGAAGGGGGTTAGATTGAGATGGGTCACGGAGAAGGGATTCCAACAAGGGAATTCAAGACTGGAGAGGGAATAAGGGTACTCGCTGGAGGAGGTGGGCCCCAAGCCATACTTGGCCAGTGCTCTCGCAGAATGCCCACCTTGACCTAAACGGGGAGAGTAGGTGGCCTGGAGGAGAAGCGGGTCTGCTAGCTGCGAGTGTAGTAGCTGTAGTCCTCGCACCCATCAAAAGGGCCAGGCGGACTGCAAGGTTCGCCGCCATCCGCGCCCTGCACCGAACGCTCACGCAGGCGCACCGCGTCGTACAGACCCTGCGGTGGTTCATCAAGCAGCACATCGCGCTCAGAACGCGAGCGTGTAAGGAGGCCCACGTTACGCAAGAGCAATAGGACCGGTGCATAGAGCAGGTTGGCCAGGCCCATGCCAAGGCTGAGCTGCTCAAAGCCAAGCGAGTGGACTATATGGCCTGCCACTATGGGCCCGAGAGCATAGGCCACAGAATAGGAGATGTCAGCTATGGCATAGACGCTGCCATAGACTGATACGTGGCGCACGTCCACCAGGAAGGCGAGCGTGGGTAGCAGCGCCGTGTCCACTAAAGCGATGCCGAAGCAGAGGCCGCAGAGCGAGACGACTAGCGGCGCGAAGGAGCGGCAGGCAGGCACGATGCACGAGCTCACTCCAATCACCGCCAGCCCGAGAGCGCCATACAGCCACTGCAGGTGTGGATAGCGCGCCGCTAGGCGCACTGTGAGATAGACGCCTAACACGTGCGGCACAAAAGCCGGCAGCCAAGCCATGCCCATCTCCCACTCGGATGCCGCCATTGTGTGCTTCATCCATGTGGCTATGGTGGGCTCGAGGAACGCAAGGGGAATGTTACAGGTCGTGAGCGCGCCGGCTACCACAGCGATGTAAGGGTCCAGCATGAGGCGATGGATAGGTGTGCCCACAGGCAGGTTGGCCCGCGCCCGAGCCGCAGCCGAGAAGGGCTTAGCCAccgccagcagcagcagcgcgTCGAAGAGCGACACGGCAGCGAGCACTAGAAAGGGCACACGTTTGCCGGCGAACTCGTAGAGGATACCCCCAAAGGGTGGCGCCACCAGACTTCCAAAGCTGATGAAGGCCAGCGCCACGCCCAGGGCTCGACTGCGCTCGGGCTCCTCCGGATACTTGTCGGCGATCATGGCAATGCCAGACGTGTCCGCGAAGGCTGAGCCCAGGCCTTGTAGACTGCGCGCAGCGAAGAGCGTGGCATAGTCCTCTGCAAAGGCAAACATGACTGTAGAGGCGAACATGACGCCCAGGCCGATAAGCAGTGGCACGTCGTAGCTCATGCGATCAATGAAAGGCCCGCTCAAGGGGTTCACCAGAAGCTGCAGGATGGCCTTGGAGGCAAACAACACCCCTATCTTCACATCTTCACTTTCTGTAGGGTAGCGAGGCCGCAGAATTGATCGGGCAGACCCAGCAGCCGTCGGGGACGCCGAGGTGTTGCCCAAGTAGGCACTGGCGTTAGCCAGAGTGGGCGGCGGCAGGGTGGGTTCCCACACCTCAGAGACCAGGGTAGGACTCTCGCTGCCCCCTCGCATGTGGGCGATATAGTCGGGAACAATGGGCACGATGACCATGTACAACATGTTGTCCAGTAACAGTGCAACGCACACGATGACCAGCACCAGGCGTCGCTGCCTCTGGGGCTCTTGTAGCGCGGCTCCTACCGCTTCTGACAGCTTGGTGGCCGCCGCCCGGGCCTGACCCGTTGGCGAGGTGGGTTCCATGCCCCCACCCGCTGCTCTTCCGAAGACGCCTCTGCCGGAGTCGGGTGCCGGCGTCCCGCAGTGCAGAGGCTAGGGTACGGGACTTCGGGGGGCGCGGTCCTAGCCGCGTAGCGCCCCCTGTGCTTCAAGTGGCTGTGGGGCTCATATCCCTGAGCTCAGAGAAAAGCAAGGACTGTCCCGCGCGGCGCCGCTGCTCTTAGCTGCTCCAGGGACCAGTTGCCGATGTTTCAGATGCAACCGCGGAGGCGGGCAAGCAGAGGGGCTGAGGCGGGAGACTGGACGCGCGGTGCCCAGAGAGCGCAGGAGCAGCCCCTGCCAAGCAGAGAGGCAGTGTGCGCCCGCCCAGGGGCATGCTGCCACCACccgccgtctctccagccccgccgCCGCGCTCCCCACCCCGCGCGTCCGTTCTTGCCTCttcctccgccgccgccgccgcctttttttttttttttttctccttccacttggGGCTATGACGCGGTGAGTCTCGGCCCCCGAGTGATGCCCCGGCCACTGGCGTAGCTCATGCTAATGCGACGTCGTCGGGGCGGGGGCCAGGGGCGGGGCGCGTCCGGGCAGGGGTCCGCTTCCCAGATGCGCCCAGGCTGGAAGCCAGGGGAAGGGGTCTTGGAGAGCAAGAGTCCTAGACAAGCCCCTGGGGATGGGTGCGCCGTGGGAGGAACCGGCTCCCCCCCCAATTCTGGGACCTGTAGGGGTGAGGCCCCGTTCTTCCCTACTTGGCAGGAGGGGTGCGGCAGCTGGTTCCCCGCAGCCTGATGGGAGACGGGACAGCCGGGGGCTCTAGACCTCCTCCTCAGCCTGGACCTCGGCGCGCAGCGGGCACAGAGCCCCCGAGGTGAGCCGTGCTGCCTCCATCTGTTCTCACAGCTGGAACGCGCAGCCGGGATCCTGGGGCACAGCGCGAGCAACCCCCCTCCTCaaccccgcccccagcccctctcgtccccctcctccaggaagggaggggaaggtaCATAGACTTCAGGGTCTGATTCCGACCCACCTGCCCTTGGGCAGAATGTCTTGGCAGCGAATCCCCGACTGTGCGCGTGTGAGGACTGAGGGGAGGAGTCGTTCCCTGTACCCAGGGTCCTGGACGTCAGCCCTAACCCTTTTTGACCTCCCCGTGCCTGGATTCTCCCTTTCCGCTTTCCCGGGCTCGGGTCCCCCGCCCATTCCCCTGCTCCCcgcctcttctctctttctcctctctttctcctctttctaacGCCTCCCAGGTCCTCTTCTCTCCAGACCAAGCCCTCCCTCGGCTCTGACGAGCCTCCGCCCACTTTTCTGCataaccccctccccccagccgcCTCCAAGCCTTGAGTGGGCTCACAAGTGGTGTGGCACTGCTAAGAAGCCCTGCATGGACGCTTCTGGGTCTCACGTGGCAGGGCCTCCGCAGCTTTGCTGTCCATAGAGGCTTGAGAAGGCTCACCTTCCTACCGGGAGGGCTGCACAGGCTGAGATTCAATGGTTTGCAGCCGACAAGCTAAGCAGATCAGGTTATGCGCTGGACCCGGGGTGTCCTCAGACGAACTTTGACCCTAGATGGCACGTGAGGCCCGTGTTCCAGTCCATAGACTGGCGGAAGAGGGGGTACTAGTCAgctgagatgggggggggggggggagaggcggGAGCTGATGTTGAGATTGCACTTTCTCTGTCTTCCGGAGTCAGAGGAGCCTTCAGATGCTTCTAGTCTTCAGATCCCAAGCTAGCATGGAATTCAGCTTCCTCCACTGTGCTTTggctcccagctctgccacttactTGATAAAAGTACCAAGGGAGCTGTCGTTTCCTCcttctgcccctctgcccctttATTTATCAGTAAAACGGAACAGGGGTACCTACAGCTTAAAGTGTGGTACACACATAATGAGAAATATCAGTATTTGCCATTATTgtaagagcatgtgctgccttCTGTTCATGTCGTGGTGCAGGGTCTTATGAAGAGCAGATAGATGCCAGGAGCATCCTGACTCCCTGGCTTATCCCTCAGATCTGGTAGGCATTGTGAGCCTGGGCTCTGTATGGGCTAGTGGAGGATCCAGAAAGAACTGGAACGCTGGCTTCTATTCTTTGGCTACAAGATGAGGTGACAGAGATCAGAACGTCAGGGTAAGAGGCAGCAATCTTGTGCTCAGCCTCTCAACCCACACACAGGTACCCATGAGAGGAAGAGAAACTCGTCCATTTAGGGTGCTGCCATCACATGCCCTGTGATGGCCCAGCTGCCCTTTAAACGAGGGAAGGAGCCTGAAGATGAGGACAACCACGGGCATCGGGCAAATCACAGCCCCTCTCTGGTCCACTTGGCCTCTGTTCGTTAAGAGGTTACCAAAATAGACATTGCAGAAAGTATAGGAAAACTGAACATTATCCCTCCCCTTCGTCCATTGCACACTCTCCAGCGACTAGTTTTTCCTCAGCTTGCTTCATGAACTGTTGTCACCTCCCTGGCCCTCCAGACACTCGAGTTGAAGAACTCGGAGCTCCTCTGACTTCTCTACAAAAGCCTCATGGCTTTTAAAGAGATATTCCCCGACCTACGTGGTAGCGATTGTTTATTCATATATTGTCGCTCTGTCTGAATAAAATCAGGATGTAGGACGAGACTGGAGGaagaattttggtttttttagtgGTCAATGGACAGTGGAATCTTCCAGAAAAGAAACTTCCCGGTGCTAGCAAGCAGCAGACTTGGTctcccagctctccagcccacatAATAATCCATAGCTGTTTCCATGAACGAAGCCAATTCATTTCAGGTCTCACACCGACTCTCTGCTCCTCCATTCCTCTATGGTAGAATGCAGACTCACTTGCTCTGTGTCAAGACCACGTGTATGCTCTTCCTTCATTGTCCCTCAGTTCTGCTACAGTGGAGATGCTACCGTCTCCCCTACATAGGAAACCAGGCATGGAGAAAGAAGCTGGTCACTTGTCCGAGATTTCTGGCTGTTGAGACCTGCTTCATGGTCTTTGTGCTGCCTCTCTACGCCTTGTGTTTCATTATGCCCATGTCACTCCATCTGCAATGTGGCACACCTTGGCAGGGTAAGGGCAAGAGGCAGATAAAGATGGGAAAGCGGAAGGTAGTGGGCTGGCTCCTTCAGGATCCTTAAATGTCATTCTTTGCTTCTATGTAAAAAGGCAACAGCCTTTCCATCTGGACTGGTTACAGGTAGGGGAGGGTCCTCTTCAACAAAAAGTTCTCTCTCCTGGATGTGTCAGAGTCTGAGAACAACGTCCTTTCCAGGCCgggccaaaaaaagaaaaaaaaaaacaaacacggAGCTGTCCATGGTGCTGGCCCGCTTGCTGTCAGGCAGCGGCCTCCGAGGGCTCCATCCCCGCTGTGTTTATTGCCTGAGGCTTTTTCCTCACCCCAGTGTTTGGCAAACTCCTTTCCTGAGACTCCTGTATTTGAGCATAACTTATAGACTAGAGTAAATGTCCTATTCAATCCTGGAGGTAAAAATAGAAgcattcccctcccctcccctcttttctcAAACTGTTACTATAGGATACACACATTGTAAGTTGACTGAGTGAAGGAAGGAATTCATTTATTAAACCTGTAAAAGGAGCTAGCACTGTGCCAAGCAGTGTACTAAGCATGAACTAAGTCATTTAGTCACCTCACTAACATTCATATTATCTTTCTATAGTCAGGGATACTGCAGTGAAGTAATCCATTCTGGTCACATCTAGCTCCCATGTTCATCTTCTAGTCATGGTGCTATCTGACTGCAGCAGGATAGACAGCATGAGGGACTGGCCACATGGTCTCAGGGATCAATGCTTGATCCTCAGTGGGGGCTTCATTATTACCTGGAACGGCTTCAGACAGCTTGGGGGGCTCTAGAGGACAACTCTTCTCACTTTATTCAACGGACACAGCTGTGGCTTTAGTCTGATAGAACAAAATCTGTTCCACTCTGGATCAATGCCAAGACTTGTATGGGTGAGTCTGCAGAGGGTGGAAATAGAGTCATACTGCACCAGTGCCTTCTTGAGGTCATGGGTCTGTAGGTGCTTCTGGGGAGAGAGGGACTAGCCTGTCCCAGCTTCATTTCCAAGGTGGTCAAAGGGGCCACATCAATTCCAGAGCTTTGCTATTTGTTGCTTTTTGGAGAAATTCATCCCAGAGAGGAGAACTGCCTGAGTGTCTGTGGAGAAGCAGGTTgatgtggtggctggcagtgtgtGGGCGGGGTGCTTACTCctgatttattatttctttgtctctgtgagCACTTAAGTGCAGGCTTGGTTCCAATGACACTCATGAGCCTCTGGATTCCAGCactggaggtgggggtagggcagAATGTTCTTAGGCCTCACAAAGCCCCCTCTCCCCTGTGTGCTGCCTTGGAGGGCCTCAGGGCTTCAGCATTACTTAATTAATTTAGGCCCCCACAGCCACATATTCTCAGATTCAAAAGAACAGAGTGGCCTGTGTCAGCCTTTCCCGGAAACCTGTGAGTCTGGTGGCTGGAAGCCAGAGGACTATGTGTCTGCCTGGCTGCCCTTGGCCAACCCATCCTAGGGCCCAGACTTGGACAATATAGTGGGCACAGTCGAGCAAAGGACAAAGTCTCCTACACTGTAAGTAAACCCTGATCTACTCTTTACAGCACCCAGAGAAAGGACCTGGCCAATTCATGGCCCTTTGACTTGTAGATACCTTACGTGCATTCTGATAGGAAGCCTGCCCTTAAAATGCTTTGGTTTAACTCTTACGTTTACTTTTCGTTTCAATTCGATGAGTCCCTCaggttcattttccttttctaaaactTGCCctaaaccagcagttctcaacttgtgagtcacaacccctttggaggtcaaatgaccctgtcacaggggtcacttaagatcattggaaaacacagatatttaaattagg encodes the following:
- the Slc18a3 gene encoding vesicular acetylcholine transporter; translation: MEPTSPTGQARAAATKLSEAVGAALQEPQRQRRLVLVIVCVALLLDNMLYMVIVPIVPDYIAHMRGGSESPTLVSEVWEPTLPPPTLANASAYLGNTSASPTAAGSARSILRPRYPTESEDVKIGVLFASKAILQLLVNPLSGPFIDRMSYDVPLLIGLGVMFASTVMFAFAEDYATLFAARSLQGLGSAFADTSGIAMIADKYPEEPERSRALGVALAFISFGSLVAPPFGGILYEFAGKRVPFLVLAAVSLFDALLLLAVAKPFSAAARARANLPVGTPIHRLMLDPYIAVVAGALTTCNIPLAFLEPTIATWMKHTMAASEWEMGMAWLPAFVPHVLGVYLTVRLAARYPHLQWLYGALGLAVIGVSSCIVPACRSFAPLVVSLCGLCFGIALVDTALLPTLAFLVDVRHVSVYGSVYAIADISYSVAYALGPIVAGHIVHSLGFEQLSLGMGLANLLYAPVLLLLRNVGLLTRSRSERDVLLDEPPQGLYDAVRLRERSVQGADGGEPCSPPGPFDGCEDYSYYTRS